The Sulfurimonas sp. HSL3-2 genome segment TTCGCTTGGTTCGGCATAGGATTTGTTATCTTCTTTTTTGGAGAGAAACATCCGAACATCGCATTGGCAAGTATTGGAGTAGGGCTGTTTATCTTCTCGTTTGCCGCAGGATTCGGCGCTGTCTATTTTAACGAGATAGTAGCCAAAGTATTTACCAATAAAAACCGCGGAAAAGCTATAGCTAACAGACAGTTCTTTATGGGGCTTGGTTCTATCATCAGCGGGGGGATCGCTGGATGGATCATGTCTATCTATGAAGCCCCTCACTCTTTTGGAGTGCTCTACATGTTCAGCGCCGTGCTGATGCTTCTTGGCATCTATGCTTTTGCGACCATAGAGGAACCCGTAAAGGAACAGGTGAGCCAAAAAGAGGAGAAGTTCAGACACTTTTTGAAAAACAGTTTTGTAACTCTGAGACAAGATGAAAGACTCAGGGATCAGATCCTTGTATATCTGATCTCCTACACCTATCTTCTTTCTCTGCCTTTTATCATCCTTGATGTCAAAGAGCAGATAGAACTTAGCGGTCTTATCATCGGAGGACTGATCACGGCGCAGATGGTCGGAGGGATGATAAGTAATATCCTGTGGGGATATCTCTCCTCGAACAGGTATATCATTCATACCGGATTCGCTTTACATATAACAGCTTTGGCGATCTTACTCTTTAATAAAAGCGAGGAGAGCTATTTTTTAGTCTTCTTTCTTATCGGTGCTGCAATGGACGGACTTCGTCTGGCATTTTCAAATATGATCCTTATCATCGCTCCCGAGCACAAACGTCCCGTTTATATAGCACTTCAGTCCAATCTGACTTCGATAGGACTTTTCTTTCCGATACTCGGTGCCTTGGTCGTGGATAATTTCGGATATCAGACACTTTACAGTTTTACTATTGTAACCTTAAGTATAGGATTTTTGTTCTCACTGAAACTAAAATGAGTCTGCTGTACAGCAGAGAGAAGGAGAGATGAGTTTGAAGCTGACATTTTTGGGCACGAGTGCGGGAAAGCCGACCAAAGAGAGAAACGTGTCTGCACTTGCACTGGAGTTTGACCAGCAGCGGGGATGGTATCTTTTTGACTGCGGTGAAGGGACACAGCGCCAGATCACATGCAGCAGACTCTCCCTTGAAAAACTTGATGCCATCTTTATCACGCATCTGCACGGAGACCATTACTACGGTCTTCCCGGACTGCTCGCCAGTAAAACGCTTGACAGCTCTGTGACGCCTTTGTCTATCTTTGCTCCAAAAGGGCTTAGAAAATTTCTCGAATCTGCCCTGAATATCTCCGAAGAGCACCTTGGATACAACCTCACTATTATCGAGTATATGCCTCAGGAGGAGTTTGTTTTTGATAAGTTCACTATAAAAGTCCTGCCTCTTGTCCATTCCAAAGAGAGTGCAGCTTTTTATATTCAAGAAAACGATATCAGTAACAGACTCGATGAAGAAAAACTGAGACATGCGGGATTCGAACCTTCGCCTCTTTACGGTGAGATCAAAAGAGGAAAGAGTCTCTTAATAGACGGAAAAAAAGTGGATGCCAAAGAGTTTATGTTAGATGTCGTGCCTGGACGGTCCATTATTATCGCCGGAGACAACAGCCGTCCCGATGTTCTTGGCAGCTATCTTGAAGATCTGGACCTGCTTGTACATGAGTGTACCTACACACAGGATGTCTATGATAAGCTTGAAAGAAAACTCCTGCATACAACGGCAAGAGATCTCGGTATTGCCGTTAAAAACGGGGGTGTGAAAAATCTTATCGCCAATCATATCAACCCGCGCTATAACAAAGATAACACGTTAGGGACACAGCTCCTCTACGATGAGATACGATCTGCTTTTGATGGCGGACTTTTTATCGCCGATGATTTTGACAGCTACTATCTTAACAGGGACGGCTCGGTCTCTGTTGTCTCTTAGTGCCATACTCCCTCAAGATTGTAGCCGCAGTAAGGACAGATACCGTTTTTATCAAGTTCATTGATAACATATTGGCCTATATGTCCCCTTCTGTCGATCACTCTTTTTTTACAGCTTGGACAGTAGGTCGATTCGTAATCCTCATCGTCTATATTGCCGACATAAAGATATTTTAGCCCCTCTTCCTGACCTATCTTATAGGCTCTTCTTAGGGTAGAACCTGGAGTACGCGGAGTGTCAAGCATCTTGTACATAGGGTGAAACGCCGAGAGGTGCCACGGGATCGATTTGTCTACTTCTGCTATAAATCTTGCGATATTTCTTATCTCTTCATCAGAATCATTTTTACCTTCGATCAGAAGCGTCGTTATCTCGATCCATATCCCTTTTTCATGAGCATATTTTACGGCCTCTAGCACGGGTTTGAGTCTGGCTCCGCAGATATCTTTGTAGAACTCGTCACTGAAGGATTTTATATCGATGTTCATCCCGTTGATGTAAGGTGCAAGAAGGTCGATGGACTTTTTAGTCTCATAACCGCTGGTGACATAGATGTTTTTGAGTCCCTTCTCATGTGCGAGTTTTGCAGTATCATAGGTGTACTCAAAAAATACGATCGGTTCGTTGTATGTATATGCGATCGATTCACAGCCGTTTTCTAATGCGAGCTCAACTATACGCTCAGGCGG includes the following:
- a CDS encoding MFS transporter codes for the protein MNKKRVSVKKKYAIHGFFISIATTIAEPATILPLMVSFFGGSHLLIGFFSSLIKGGAILVQLFAAFYAQSYPRMMPYLYRVFAARFFAWFGIGFVIFFFGEKHPNIALASIGVGLFIFSFAAGFGAVYFNEIVAKVFTNKNRGKAIANRQFFMGLGSIISGGIAGWIMSIYEAPHSFGVLYMFSAVLMLLGIYAFATIEEPVKEQVSQKEEKFRHFLKNSFVTLRQDERLRDQILVYLISYTYLLSLPFIILDVKEQIELSGLIIGGLITAQMVGGMISNILWGYLSSNRYIIHTGFALHITALAILLFNKSEESYFLVFFLIGAAMDGLRLAFSNMILIIAPEHKRPVYIALQSNLTSIGLFFPILGALVVDNFGYQTLYSFTIVTLSIGFLFSLKLK
- a CDS encoding MBL fold metallo-hydrolase encodes the protein MKLTFLGTSAGKPTKERNVSALALEFDQQRGWYLFDCGEGTQRQITCSRLSLEKLDAIFITHLHGDHYYGLPGLLASKTLDSSVTPLSIFAPKGLRKFLESALNISEEHLGYNLTIIEYMPQEEFVFDKFTIKVLPLVHSKESAAFYIQENDISNRLDEEKLRHAGFEPSPLYGEIKRGKSLLIDGKKVDAKEFMLDVVPGRSIIIAGDNSRPDVLGSYLEDLDLLVHECTYTQDVYDKLERKLLHTTARDLGIAVKNGGVKNLIANHINPRYNKDNTLGTQLLYDEIRSAFDGGLFIADDFDSYYLNRDGSVSVVS
- the amrS gene encoding AmmeMemoRadiSam system radical SAM enzyme, with the protein product MKQSAWLSKKLDSGKVMCQACAQACKLDEGEYGICGVRRVEDGELKLLVYGLAAAVNIDPVEKKPMFHFLPKSRAFSLGTVGCNFSCKFCQNYDISQYPKEHHHEIVGQELPPERIVELALENGCESIAYTYNEPIVFFEYTYDTAKLAHEKGLKNIYVTSGYETKKSIDLLAPYINGMNIDIKSFSDEFYKDICGARLKPVLEAVKYAHEKGIWIEITTLLIEGKNDSDEEIRNIARFIAEVDKSIPWHLSAFHPMYKMLDTPRTPGSTLRRAYKIGQEEGLKYLYVGNIDDEDYESTYCPSCKKRVIDRRGHIGQYVINELDKNGICPYCGYNLEGVWH